GTTCAACAGCCGTGAGCTACTAAAGGTCAAGTTGCAGGAATCGGCTTCGATCAAAGTTCGAGACGCTGCGAACCAGATCGCCGACGCTCTGGAGGACGTACATGCGGTCCAGACCATCGGAAAGACGATGGTCCTGTATCGGCGCGATCCAGAGGATCCGGAAATCCGGCTGCCTTCTGCACGGAGCTGACATGTCTCGGGCCTTCGTCAAAGAAGACGACCACGAAAAGGAGCCAGAGTTTCGGCTCCCAGATCCAGGGACGGCCTACTACGACGAGGCAGCCTCGTGGGCGCTTATTCAGGGTGCCGATGAAGGGAATACGAAGGGAGCCGAAGTCGCCACAGGATATGTCTGGGGAGACCCGCTGCTGACAAAGCCCATGGCGATGATTCTGGAACAGGCGGAAGCCGATGGGCAGGATCGCGTGGCCCAACTCGCCCGCCGGTATCTGAAGGCGGCAGCCCGCTAACTGCCTGGCTGGGCCAGGTTGATTTCGAAGCAGGTCGTATCGACACAGTAATCGTGACACGAGGCGATCGTCCCGAAGCCCATCGATGGGTACACGCTTCGGGCAACGTGTAGCTAAGGAGCCAGATCGAGTCGCAGGGTGACATAACCCAGGTCAGAGGCGGCGGGGGTAACCGCCCGGGGGCTCACACTTAGAGGCGCTTCATCTCACAGATGTTCGGCGATTCGAGTCGCGACAGCACTAGAGATTCCATCGATGTGCCAGCGAGCGCAACATACGGCTCGGGAAGCCCTGTAAAACTCGCCTTCTGGGTCTTTCGAACGAACACCCACGGTTGTGCGAAATCACTGCATACCCGGTAAAGAGTACACGGAACTGGTCGAACGCCGGGCCAGCATCGACCCGCTCGATGATCAACTCGGTCATTCCGGACCGACGACCGCCTCAGCCTCGATCTCGACCAGGTATCCTTCTCCGATCAGCTCGGCCCGGACCAGTGTATTGGCTGGCTGAACATGCCCGAGTCGAGCTCCGTGGGCTCTGGACACGGCTTCTGCTACGCTCGCATCGGCGACGTAGATCCGTGTCCTGACCACGTCATCGATCGAGCCACCGAGCGACTGAATCGCCCCTTCGATCTTGTCGAGGCAAAACGTCGCCTGCGACTCGGCATCAGCCCCACCAATGAGCCGGTCACCATGGGTTGCAGTCGTGCCGGACACGAAGATTCGATCGCCCTTTCGGACTGCACGGGCGAAGCCGGCGAGATCCTCCCATACGGTACCGCTCAACGCCCTCTGCCTGTCACCCGGGCCGTCCAGGATTGTATAAGGCGCGGGCATCGATTCGAAGTGATCACTGAGGTCACCCGCGGCCGTCAAGAAGGGCGGCTTCCTGTACTCGTCACCGCAATCGCCTGGAATGGGCCGGAGGGCCGCCAGCGAGGTGCGAATGTCCTCGTTGCTCTCCTCATCCAGTTCAAAATCAAACAACCGCGCGGTGTCCGCGATGTGTTCACTTCGCCCAAGACGGGCGCCCACGATGATGCCACCGACACCGGGTGATTCCAGCATATACCGGCACGCGACGTTAGCGACGGACACCTCGAGACGGTCTGCTGACCGGCGCATCGCGTCGAGCAGGGACTGAAACGGGCCCCATCCCCCGGCCGTGTCGATGAAGCGCTTGTACTTCATCTGCGACCAGGTCTCGAGCGACTCCAACGCGGGCTCCACAGCCCCGACCCAGCGGTCCGTCAAGAACCCGCCCGCCAGCGTCCCAAAAGCAAGAATGCGCACACCTCGCTCCTCGCACAGGTCAGCCATGTCTCCTGCAGCTCTCTGGTCGAGCAACGAATAACAGATCTGGTTGGATGCAATCTCGACCCCACTATCGAGCAGCATGCGCACATGCGCCGTGTCCGTATTCGTGAGGGCGAGGTGCCGGATCACACCTTCCTCCTTCAGCGTCTGCAACGCGAAGATGCAGTCCATCCAGCCCGGGTCGGCGTAGCTCCATGCGTGGAACTGCAGAACGTCGAGGACCTCGACGTTCATTCTGCTTCGTGCGCGGTCGACCGCTTCCCGAACGTCCGCGGGGCTATGACGCCCCGGCTTGGGCACCCACTTGGTCATAAGTTCGCCCTCGCCCGGCCATCGTTGGGCAAAGCGCCCGGAAATGAGCTCCGACGATCCGTAGTGATCGGCCATGTCGAACGAAGTCATGCCCGCGTCGACGTAGCGCTTCATCTCTGAGGCACCTGCGTCGGCATCAAGGTCTTCGCCCTCCCGCTCGAGGTCCGCGACCTGCCACAATCCGGTCAGCACTCTGGAAATTTCGAATCCGGGTGCCAGCTCAATTCGCTCGATCATTCGGCGGGCACGCTCATGAACCGGGCGTCCATGTCCACACCGGCCCGGCGCATAGCTGAGACGCTACGGAAGTACATGACGCTGGCGAAAGCCATCACCGCGATCCAGAGCGGAGTGGAGTGAAAGTACCAGGCTCCCACGTCGGCCGTGAGATCCTTCCAGACATGTACGCCTAGGAAGAGGGCAAGGAGCGCGACACCGGATATGCAAACTACGATCTGAACCGTGCGATTTCGCATGACGAGAATTCGCTCAGAGATCTTGGGATTTCGCTGCGGCATTCTGAGGACGGTGAGGCACATGACCCCGTAGTTGACCAGCATCGACGTCACGAGGATATCGACTCCGAGGAAGAAGTCGCCTGCGAAATGGCTCCCGAGAATCGACGCCGACGCCATGAGTCCGCTCAGCACGAGAGCAACGTGCGGCGTATGCCATACAGGGTGTACCGCGGCAACCTGCTTCGGAAAGACACCGTCTTCTGCCCAGGCAAACATGAGCCGTGACACCGCCAACAACATGGCGGGGAGGTCATTGATCAGGGCGATCGCGGCACCTGCGAGAATCAAAATCGTCCACTTCGGCTCCAGCACGTATCCGAGCAGTCCCGGCGCGGTCAGATCCTGCCCCTGAGCACGCTCAGCCACGAACTGCCACGGCACCGTGTGGTACACCGCCGCAGTGAACAGGAAGTAGAACGCACCCACTGTGACGACAGCGATTCCGATCGCCCTGGGCAGCGTCTTACTTGGTGAGCGTGCTTCGCCCCCCGCCTGTGCGATCGAATCGAAGCCGATAAAGCTGGAAAAGAGCACTGCGGACCCGGCGAGCAGCTTGTTCCAGCTGAACTCTGCGACCATGTCCGGAACACGCACTCCTTCACGCGCCATCAGAGACGTTGCGAAATCGTTCTGATCGAAGAGGAATCCCATGACGATGACGACGCCGCCCAGCACGAACATGACGAACATCAGGGGCACCAGAATCCGCTCAACCTTGTCGACGCCACGCATGTTGAGGAGCACTGACCCCCAAAGAAACGCGAGCGCCAGGCCCACGCGCACAGAGCCGGTCTCGAGCACCGCTGCGGCCCCGTCCCAGCCCACAGCCAGAACGACGTCACGAATGAACGGGATCATGACGTAGGAAACCACGCCGATCGCGACCGACAGCCCGAACCACTGCGAGAAGCTCGCGACAAATCCCAGATAAGGGCTCAAGCCGCGGCTCGCGAAGACATAGCTCCCCCCCGCTCGTGGCATCGCCGAGGAAAGACTGGCATAGGCGAGCGCAGCGAGAATCGCAGGGACAGCTGCAAGCAGATAGGCGGGGAGCACATACGGCCCGATGCCCGGCACGCTCCGGTGCAGCATGAAGGGTACGATGTTGATCGCAGCCCCGAGCATGGAGCAGATGCCAGTGGCAGCCAGACCGAGCAGGCCGAGTCGGCGCTTGAGGCCAGTGGTGCGCGGTTTGGCACCGCCAGTGTCAGGCGGAAGTTCAGTCATGAACGTCTTGTGGGCAGAGGGACGACGATAGGAATGGGCGACCGTTGCCGTCAGGAAGCCGAGGCGGACAAGCTTTCGATGGGCGGGCGGCCCAAGCAAGCAAGATGCGGAAGAACCAGCAACGCCATGCAGGCTGCGGTGACGGTGCCTACGATCACTGCTATCCCGAATCGCTGCGTCGGCGGGAAGGACGACAGGACAAAGATCCCGAACCCGGCGATGATGATCGCAGAGGCACCCAGCACCGGTCGCCCGATTTGCGTGACCGCCACCGGCCAAGGTGTATCAACGCCGGCCGCGGCGAGCGCCCTAACGCGCACGACGAGGTGAATCATGGAATCGGCCCCGATCGCCAGGGCGATGTTCGCCGCAGGCGACGTGATGATATCGATCGCAAGTCTGGCATGGCCGAAAGCTCCGAGGATCACGATCGGAATCGTAGCAAGACAGGTCCACATGAGTGCGGCAGTCCGAAGGGACCGACTCACAACGAAGGCCACACCCAGGAAGAGAATGAGGAGCCCTCCGATTCCAATCTTCAAACTGGACCCGATCAGGCGTCCGAGCTGCGCCTGCAGGTCGTACAACCCGGCAACCACGACCGGGCGAAGGCCAGCGGCCTCGACCTGACTCCGGAGGCGTGCGATGACATCCTCGCGCGGGGTAGCACCAGATTCCCGCATCCGCAGGGAGAAGCGCGCGACATCCCTGTCCCGGCTCACGTAGCCCAGGGCGACGTTGTCCAGAGCATCGCTCGACGCGAGGTCGAGAAGTAGGTCTACCGGCAGTAGCCCAGCGAGCGGGATCGTCCGGGCATGATCGATCAGGACCGTGGGCGACAGCACTACGCCGACCGCAGAGTCGGCTTCGAGCGTCGCCTGAAGCGCCTCGAGGCGCCGGTACACGGACCCGTCCGAGACCGAGGATCCACCGGGATCCGCAACGACCAGATCCAGCGTGCTGCTACCGCCGTCCGCGTCGATCTGCGCCAGCCCTTCACGGATTGTCGACCCCTCTGCGAAATAGCTGAGCAGGCTCGGGTCCGTATCGACTCGGCTGACACCTGTGCCGAAGACTACCACAAGAAGCGCCGCGAGCGGGAGGATGTAGCGGGTTCCAGCCAGTAGCTTCACTGGGGCGAAAGAGGCGTGCCTGGCCGCCGGCCGCGCCCATCGTGCTAGGAACGCAGGAAAGATCGCGTAGGAAACCACGAGCGCAGTGGCCGCCCCCACCGACCCAGCGATCCCCAACTCGCGCAACGGTCGCGCCGTCGCCACGAGGAGGCTCGCGAAGCCCAACAGGGTCGTGGTCATGCTCCAGAACGAGCCCTCCCAGGTGTCTCGGACTGCCGTAGAGAGTGCCGCAATTCGTCCTTCCGCCGCGGAATCGCCGCCAACCCATTCTCCACTGCGACGGCGCCAGTTGGCGGTGAGAAACACCACGTGCGACAGCGTGAGCACGAACACAATCGTGACCAGGTTCGCGGTGAGCAGTCCGATGCCCACATTCATCGCTTGGACCAGAAGGAGCGTGCCGGCCACGGAGGTGAAGCACGTGGCAAGAGTTCCGATGACAATGGCCGGATCGCGGAAGACGATCGCAATCAGCAGAGCGAAGACAAGTACCGCCGCAATACTGAATACGATCAGATCGCGATACAGGCTCCTTCGAATCAACTCGACGATGACGGGCACGCCCGACACGACGACCGAGAAGTCCTGGATCTCGTGGCGGCTAACTATCTCCTCGATCCGAGGCAGGAGTGACTCCGGATCAGAGCCGTCGACCAGCAGGACGATATTGGTCGCGGCCGAGTCTGGGGTCAGTAGGATCCGCCGGAAGAGCGGAGAACGCGACGGATCGTCCGTAGTCAAACTGAAGCCGCCGTCTACGCCAGGGACGACCAGCAGTTCGCTGGTAAGTGCGCCGACACGCTCGATATAGTCCTCCCGAGTCCCGCCCAAGGCGGTGACACGGAGAATGATCTGGGCTCCCACCGGGAACCGCTCCGCTACGGACTGCGACGCCTGCATTTGCGGGTCGTCGTCCGCGAAGAAAAAATCTCCTTCTACCTTGGGCGACAGATCCACGAAGCGGACCATCGCGGAGACGAGCAGGGCCGCGAAGACACACGCTCCGAGCGGCGCCGCAGGTGAAATCCAGTACTTCAGAGGCACACGTACCCCGGCATCTGGTCTGGCTGGTTCCGGTCAGCGAATTCCTGCAATGACTTGATCGAACGTACCCACAGCAATCGCGACAGCGAGTTCCTCCTGCATCGCGTGCTCAATTGTCGCCATCTGTCCACCGATGACCGCCGGATCGAAGTAACGCGCCCGGTCACCCTCGAGAACGAGCACTCCTGGATCTCCGTCGAACTCACCTCTCTCGAACGGACCTGCCTGTGACGAAGACACCGTGAAACGGTTCACCTCACGCCCCCATACATCTACGAGGATGATGTCGGCGGCGATGTAGTAGGCCAGAGTCCCTCGCAGCGTAGTGTAGGTCACGGTATCCATGACTGTGGTGCGTCGCGCACCCTGACGAACGTTTCTCGGAACGATCGCCTGGTGTTCACTGCGACTCACGTCCTCCTCTGTCACCTGGATGCTCCGGAGACGACTCATCACACCGAGATCTGCACCAACCAGCTCGACCGCCCTTCCGAGCAGCATGGGCGAGGCGATCCCCCGCCCTCGCAGGAGCCCGCGAAGCTCGTTCCGCAAGGTTACTGGGTCCGCCATCTCGACGAACATCGGAGGTCGCGTCCAGTGATCGAGCCCAAGGTCAGAGTCGAGCCCCATTTCGAATTCGCCACCAAGCCACTCCCGCACACCGGGATCTGCCACCACCGGAGCCACCGCGAGTACGATCGTTCCCTCAACCAAGGCCTGATCCTGGAGGTCTCGCACGGCCAGAGTTGTCGCACGGTCTGGTGAGGACCGAACCTCGAGCGCCATCTGCGCGATCTCGTACGCGGACCGCGGCCGCAGATCCTCAAGCTCGTTTGCGGCCCATTGAAGGGTCACGCGAGTCTCCGCATCGTACGACTCCTCCATCTGTTCACGAGACGGGAGAAAGCTGGTCCTCGAGCTGCTGTAAAACTGTTGGGCTTGGTCCCATCGTCCCGCCGTTGCAGCTTCGTCACCGCGAACCATTTGCCAATCGATGGCGGTGTCGAAGATGACACGCCGGATGGTCGAATAGTCGCCCGGCACATCGAGGCGCCGACCGACCTCGCGAATCCGAGCCAGCATCTGATCAAGCGTCACATACAGGCCTGCTGCCTGGACGGGATCACCGCGACGCTCAAGCCCGTCGGCTTCGTCCATCGCAACCATGACTGCGGAGTCGCCCGAGGCGAGAAGTCGATCCTGGGCCTCCCCGAGTTCACGGTCCTTCTCGACAGCCTCGGCATAGCGATAGACCGCTTCGATGTATCGACCCTGCGATTGCAGCGTGATACCGTCGTTCAAGCGGTCCTCCGCAGAGGCGCAGGCTGTCAGCAGCACTAGCAGGGAAAGCAGCGTCAGCCGAGATCGTGCAACGGACATCTTCAGTCCTTCGTTCTAAGGATCGGGCTCAACGCCTCTCAAGATAGTCGGCGGCCGTCTGAGAGTCATGGTTCTTGTTGCGGCTCTCTCTGATGGGTCTAGCTTCGCTGCTCACATGCGTAACTCGGAGGACGGCTTGCACCAGATAAATTGGACGACACTCGCCACCGTAACAGTCACGATCGGAGTTCTCGCGGGGCCGCTGGTCGCCCAGGAGCGCTTCGGCGAGTATCCCGCTGCACGCATGGGTGCCAACTACATGCACAACTTTTATCTGCCGCCGGCCGTGAACTCAACACCGTGGGCGCCGTCATGGGCACCGGACGGAGAAAGTGTCGCAGTCTCAATGCACGGATCGATCTGGAGCGTCGACGTCGAAACCGGACGTGCCATCGAGCTGGTGTCCGGGCCGAAGTACTACTCATCCCCGGACTACTCCCCGGATG
This genomic interval from Longimicrobiales bacterium contains the following:
- a CDS encoding MMPL family transporter; amino-acid sequence: MPLKYWISPAAPLGACVFAALLVSAMVRFVDLSPKVEGDFFFADDDPQMQASQSVAERFPVGAQIILRVTALGGTREDYIERVGALTSELLVVPGVDGGFSLTTDDPSRSPLFRRILLTPDSAATNIVLLVDGSDPESLLPRIEEIVSRHEIQDFSVVVSGVPVIVELIRRSLYRDLIVFSIAAVLVFALLIAIVFRDPAIVIGTLATCFTSVAGTLLLVQAMNVGIGLLTANLVTIVFVLTLSHVVFLTANWRRRSGEWVGGDSAAEGRIAALSTAVRDTWEGSFWSMTTTLLGFASLLVATARPLRELGIAGSVGAATALVVSYAIFPAFLARWARPAARHASFAPVKLLAGTRYILPLAALLVVVFGTGVSRVDTDPSLLSYFAEGSTIREGLAQIDADGGSSTLDLVVADPGGSSVSDGSVYRRLEALQATLEADSAVGVVLSPTVLIDHARTIPLAGLLPVDLLLDLASSDALDNVALGYVSRDRDVARFSLRMRESGATPREDVIARLRSQVEAAGLRPVVVAGLYDLQAQLGRLIGSSLKIGIGGLLILFLGVAFVVSRSLRTAALMWTCLATIPIVILGAFGHARLAIDIITSPAANIALAIGADSMIHLVVRVRALAAAGVDTPWPVAVTQIGRPVLGASAIIIAGFGIFVLSSFPPTQRFGIAVIVGTVTAACMALLVLPHLACLGRPPIESLSASAS
- a CDS encoding YhbY family RNA-binding protein; this translates as MTQLTSKQRAYLRKLAHPLKPVVLVGGDGVTDALISSVSDAFNSRELLKVKLQESASIKVRDAANQIADALEDVHAVQTIGKTMVLYRRDPEDPEIRLPSARS
- a CDS encoding APC family permease: MTELPPDTGGAKPRTTGLKRRLGLLGLAATGICSMLGAAINIVPFMLHRSVPGIGPYVLPAYLLAAVPAILAALAYASLSSAMPRAGGSYVFASRGLSPYLGFVASFSQWFGLSVAIGVVSYVMIPFIRDVVLAVGWDGAAAVLETGSVRVGLALAFLWGSVLLNMRGVDKVERILVPLMFVMFVLGGVVIVMGFLFDQNDFATSLMAREGVRVPDMVAEFSWNKLLAGSAVLFSSFIGFDSIAQAGGEARSPSKTLPRAIGIAVVTVGAFYFLFTAAVYHTVPWQFVAERAQGQDLTAPGLLGYVLEPKWTILILAGAAIALINDLPAMLLAVSRLMFAWAEDGVFPKQVAAVHPVWHTPHVALVLSGLMASASILGSHFAGDFFLGVDILVTSMLVNYGVMCLTVLRMPQRNPKISERILVMRNRTVQIVVCISGVALLALFLGVHVWKDLTADVGAWYFHSTPLWIAVMAFASVMYFRSVSAMRRAGVDMDARFMSVPAE
- a CDS encoding aldo/keto reductase — protein: MIERIELAPGFEISRVLTGLWQVADLEREGEDLDADAGASEMKRYVDAGMTSFDMADHYGSSELISGRFAQRWPGEGELMTKWVPKPGRHSPADVREAVDRARSRMNVEVLDVLQFHAWSYADPGWMDCIFALQTLKEEGVIRHLALTNTDTAHVRMLLDSGVEIASNQICYSLLDQRAAGDMADLCEERGVRILAFGTLAGGFLTDRWVGAVEPALESLETWSQMKYKRFIDTAGGWGPFQSLLDAMRRSADRLEVSVANVACRYMLESPGVGGIIVGARLGRSEHIADTARLFDFELDEESNEDIRTSLAALRPIPGDCGDEYRKPPFLTAAGDLSDHFESMPAPYTILDGPGDRQRALSGTVWEDLAGFARAVRKGDRIFVSGTTATHGDRLIGGADAESQATFCLDKIEGAIQSLGGSIDDVVRTRIYVADASVAEAVSRAHGARLGHVQPANTLVRAELIGEGYLVEIEAEAVVGPE